A single Argentina anserina chromosome 7, drPotAnse1.1, whole genome shotgun sequence DNA region contains:
- the LOC126803167 gene encoding ankyrin repeat-containing protein BDA1-like: MDMKQLLKASQTGDVPLLRQLLTDNQQLLEYAPLASAENPLSLATAAGHVDFVEEILKSKRSLAKELNKDGFSPMHVASANGYLEIVRALLRAEPECLQVKGKDEWTPLHCAARRGRADIIQEIVSACPESVEHVTILRESALHLAVKNSQFEAIRVLLELVREMEKPHVLNMKDNLGNSVLHLATWKKQHQVVEWLVGIGTAPAGVLEVDSVNQRGLTALDLLLAFQSEAGDREIEQILRGAGADLRAREGVRSHSDNHTQMSSQTHQEELDDMEYFKFQKGIDSVDNARTALLVVAVLVATASYEIALNPPGGLWSDTNLNPNGTEPPHLAATANIASFFPIYSIFGAILNCIGFSVSLHMIYVLTTNFPLRLELIVCGLAMYVTYINGLITISPGETAGWYSLFALTPALPPVVLFAARRVRTLLNKLKALLRNRMPT, translated from the exons ATGGATATGAAGCAGCTGCTTAAGGCTTCTCAAACTGGAGATGTCCCGCTTTTGCGTCAATTGCTGACAGATAATCAACAGCTTCTGGAATATGCTCCACTAGCTTCCGCTGAGAATCCCTTGTCTCTTGCTACAGCTGCTGGTCATGTGGACTTTGTCGAGGAGATTCTAAAGTCGAAACGATCTCTTGCGAAAGAATTGAACAAGGATGGCTTTAGCCCCATGCATGTGGCATCTGCTAATGGCTATCTGGAGATTGTAAGGGCTCTGCTGAGAGCTGAACCTGAATGCCTCCAGGTTAAAGGAAAAGATGAATGGACTCCACTGCATTGTGCTGCTAGGAGAGGCAGGGCAGATATAATCCAAGAAATAGTTTCGGCTTGTCCAGAGAGTGTGGAACATGTGACAATTCTAAGGGAGTCTGCATTACACCTTGCTGTTAAGAATAGCCAATTTGAAGCAATAAGAGTCCTGTTGGAATTGGTGCGAGAAATGGAGAAGCCGCATGTCCTGAATATGAAGGATAACCTTGGCAACTCAGTTCTTCATCTAGCAACTTGGAAAAAGCAACACCAG GTGGTGGAATGGTTAGTTGGCATCGGAACTGCTCCAGCAGGTGTGTTGGAGGTAGACAGTGTAAATCAGAGAGGTCTCACTGCTCTTGATTTGCTACTAGCTTTCCAAAGTGAAGCCGGTGATAGGGAAATAGAGCAGATTCTTCGTGGTGCTGGAGCTGATTTGAGAGCACGAGAGGGAGTCCGGTCTCATTCTGAT AACCACACTCAAATGTCATCACAGACTCATCAAGAGGAGCTAGACGATATGGAGTACTTCAAGTTCCAAAAGGGCATAGACTCTGTTGATAATGCACGTACAGCGCTGTTAGTTGTAGCTGTATTAGTGGCTACAGCGAGCTATGAAATTGCACTCAACCCTCCTGGTGGTCTTTGGTCTGACACAAACTTGAACCCAAATGGAACTGAGCCACCACACCTTGCAGCCACTGCCAACATAGcttctttttttcctattTACTCCATCTTTGGAGCCATTCTGAACTGCATTGGGTTTTCAGTTTCTCTTCACATGATCTATGTCCTCACAACCAATTTCCCTTTGCGGTTGGAGCTAATAGTCTGTGGCCTTGCAATGTACGTAACCTACATCAATGGATTGATTACTATTTCTCCAGGTGAAACAGCAGGTTGGTACTCACTGTTTGCTCTTACACCAGCTTTGCCTCCGGTGGTACTGTTTGCTGCCAGAAGGGTTAGGACACTTTTGAACAAGCTAAAAGCACTTCTGCGCAATCGGATGCCAACTTGA
- the LOC126802054 gene encoding glutamate dehydrogenase 2 produces the protein MNALAATSRNFRNASRLLGLDAKIEKSLLIPFREIKVECTIPKDDGTLVSYVGFRVQHDNARGPMKGGIRYHHEVDPDEVNSLAQLMTWKTAVADLPYGGAKGGIGCTPRDLSKSELERLTRVFTQKIHDLIGTHTDVPAPDMGTNAQTMAWMLDEYSKFHGHSPAVVTGKPIDLGGSLGREAATGRGVVFATEAMLAEHGKSLKGLTFVIQGFGNVGSWAARLLHDKGGKVVAVSDITGALCNPNGLDIPALVKHKEDTGSLLNFSGGDTMNPNELLAQECDVLIPSALGGVLNKENASSVRAKFIVEAANQPTDVEADEILSKKGVIILPDIYANSGGVTVSYFEWVQNIQGFMWDEEKVNNELQRYMTKAFHNIKNMCKTHECNLRMGAFTLGVNRVARATVLRGWEA, from the exons ATGAACGCACTCGCCGCAACTAGCCGTAATTTCAGAAACGCTTCTAGACTTCTTGGGTTGGATGCCAAGATTGAGAAGAGTCTTTTGATCCCCTTCAGGGAGATCAAG GTGGAGTGCACGATTCCCAAGGATGATGGGACGTTGGTGTCGTACGTTGGATTTAGGGTGCAGCATGATAATGCACGTGGTCCTATGAAGGGAGGGATCAGATATCATCATGAG GTTGATCCAGATGAAGTGAATTCCCTGGCTCAACTAATGACATGGAAGACTGCTGTGGCAGACCTTCCATATGGTGGAGCAAAGGGTGGAATTGGATGCACGCCAAGGGACTTGAGTAAGAGTGAGTTGGAGCGCTTGACTCGTGTCTTCACTCAGAAAATCCATGATCTCATTGGAACTCACACTGATGTTCCTGCACCTGATATGGGCACCAACGCTCAAACCATGGCATGGATGTTGGATGAGTACTCCAAATTTCATGGTCACTCACCAGCTGtagtcactggaaagccaatT GATCTTGGAGGATCTCTAGGTAGGGAGGCTGCAACTGGGCGTGGTGTTGTTTTTGCAACAGAAGCTATGCTAGCAGAACATGGGAAGTCATTGAAGGGCTTGACTTTTGTTATTCAG GGTTTTGGAAATGTGGGATCCTGGGCAGCAAGACTCTTGCACGATAAAGGTGGGAAGGTTGTTGCTGTTAGTGACATCACTGGTGCACTTTGTAACCCAAATGGACTAGATATCCCGGCGTTAGTTAAGCATAAAGAGGACACAGGGAGTTTGTTAAACTTcagtggtggagatacaatgAACCCTAATGAACTGCTTGCACAGGAATGTGATGTCCTCATCCCTTCTGCGTTGGGTGGAGTTCTGAACAA GGAAAATGCTTCATCAGTGAGAGCCAAGTTCATAGTTGAGGCAGCAAATCAGCCTACTGATGTCGAAGCAGATGAG ATTTTATCTAAGAAAGGAGTTATCATCCTCCCAGACATATATGCAAATTCTGGTGGTGTGACTGTCAGCTATTTTGAGTGGGTTCAG AATATTCAAGGTTTCATGTGGGACGAGGAGAAGGTGAACAACGAGCTTCAGAGGTACATGACTAAGGCATTCCATAACATCAAGAACATGTGTAAGACTCATGAATGTAATCTCAGAATGGGTGCCTTCACATTGGGTGTGAATCGTGTGGCACGCGCAACTGTCTTGAGGGGTTGGGAAGCATGA
- the LOC126802425 gene encoding mediator of RNA polymerase II transcription subunit 31 isoform X2 gives MASGTESDEASDTQEIYKDPDDGRQRFLLELEFIQCLANPTYIHYLAQNRYFEDEAFIGYLKYLQYWQRPEYTKFIMYPHCLFFLEQLQNANFRNAMAHPANKELAHRQQFYFWKNYRHNRLKHILPRPLPEPEAAPPASAPPQLALPPVPPVPAATISATATVPALPPMQYANAPGSSLAKKDARNSAVDRRKRKKEG, from the exons ATGGCGTCTGGCACAGAGAGTGATGAAGCCTCTGACAC CCAAGAAATTTACAAAGACCCAGATGATGGGAGGCAGCGATTCTTGCTTGAATTGGAGTTCATACAATGCCTCGCTAATCCCACTTATATCCACT ATTTGGCTCAAAATCGGTACTTTGAAGATGAGGCCTTCATTGGGTACTTGAAGTATCTTCAGTACTGGCAGCGTCCTGAGTACACTAAGTTCATAAT GTACCCTCATTGCTTGTTTTTCCTTGAGCAACTCCAAAATGCAAACTTTCGCAACGCAATGGCACATCCTGCCAACAAG GAATTGGCGCATAGGCAGCAATTCTACTTCTGGAAAAACTATAGGCACAACCGTTTGAAACACATATTACCGAGACCTCTTCCTGAACCTGAAGCTGCACCCCCTGCTTCTGCTCCGCCTCAGCTAGCATTGCCTCCTGTTCCACCTGTGCCAGCTGCCACCATTTCTGCTACAGCAACTGTTCCTGCCCTCCCCCCTATGCAGTATGCTAATGCCCCTGGATCTTCTCTTGCAAAAAAAGATGCAAGGAATAGTGCAGTTGATCGAAGAAAGAGAAA GAAAGAAGGCTAA
- the LOC126802244 gene encoding uncharacterized protein LOC126802244, producing the protein MPSPSSLPKPSSSPTLLDPSDPLREAEDRLRDAIEELQRRQRSAAAARHHHHPPCDHASDESCVAHAIGNLCQSFLLSYGVRVGIGILLRAFKLARRQSYSSLLDLKQLVSEKDLIVREEACRIGLFFGGFSGSYHALRCCLRKYRKKETPLNAILAGSIAGLSILALDDSSRRRTLSLYLLARVAQSAYNSAKSKNKFHFWGSHWRHGDSLLFSLACAQVMYAFVMRPESLPKSYLEFIQKTGPVAQPVYKAVRECCRGYPVDMASLADYLTDKGRSDIKLEEFPSILPCSVIHPHTNSCLVQNAFATSATFRKTFPLYFSLTFVPFVVLRLQKFLSAPARTFLFALKDSVRSTAFLSAFVGIFQGVICLHRKVASKDNKLVYWIAGGLSALSVLLEKKARRGELALYVLPRSGESLWYILVNRHLLPDIKNAEVFLFCLCMGGIMYYLEHEPDTMAPFLRGLIRRFLASRISTSISSSNRNASYSYLQTLDAMKKPKLLENDGSDPPSEKKYNLESIPGL; encoded by the exons ATGCCGTCGCCGTCGTCTCTCCCCAAACCCTCATCCTCCCCGACGCTTCTAGACCCCTCCGACCCTCTCCGCGAGGCCGAGGACCGCCTCCGCGATGCCATTGAGGAGCTCCAGCGCCGCCAGcgctccgccgccgccgcccgccaccaccaccaccctcCCTGCGACCACGCCAGCGACGAGTCCTGCGTCGCCCACGCCATCGGAAACCTCTGCCAGAGCTTCCTCCTCTCCTACGGCGTCCGCGTCGGGATTGGGATTCTGCTTCGCGCGTTTAAGCTCGCTCGCAGACAGTCCTACTCTTCCTTGCTTGATCTCAAG CAACTTGTTTCGGAGAAGGATTTGATTGTGAGGGAGGAAGCGTGCCGAATCGGCTTGTTTTTCGGTGGATTTAGTGGTTCTTACCATGCTCTTAGATGCTGTTTGAGGAAgtacagaaagaaagagaCGCCATTGAATGC AATCTTAGCAGGTTCAATTGCCGGTTTGTCTATTTTAGCATTAGATGATTCAAGCCGAAGGCGGACACTGTCTCTGTACTTATTGGCAAGGGTAGCACAG TCGGCTTATAATTCTGCGAAGTCGAAGAACAAGTTTCACTTTTGGGGAAGCCACTGGAGGCATGGGGATTCTCTGCTATTTTCTCTTGCATGTGCACAG GTTATGTACGCCTTTGTAATGCGTCCTGAGAGCTTGCCTAAATCTTATCTGGAATTCATCCAAAAGACTGGTCCTGTTGCTCAGCCTGTATATAAGGCCGTGAGGGAGTGTTGTAGAGGATACCCGGTGGATATGGCCTCACTAGCTGATTACTTGACTGACAAAGGGAGAAGCGATATAAAGTTGGAAGAGTTTCCATCCATTCTTCCTTGTTCTGTTATTCATCCCCACACAAATTCATGTTTAGTGCAGAATGCATTTGCAACATCAGCTACATTTAGAAAAACATTTCCCCTTTACTTCTCTTTGACGTTTGTACCATTTGTTGTTCTCCGCCTACAGAAG TTCCTGTCGGCCCCTGCGCGCACCTTTTTGTTTGCTCTTAAAGATTCTGTTCGTTCAACAGCATTTTTGTCTGCTTTTGTCGGAATCTTTCAG GGTGTGATATGTTTGCACAGAAAAGTTGCATCAAAAGACAACAAGCTTGTATATTGGATTGCTGGTGGCCTATCTGCTCTTTCAGTTTTACTGGAGAAAAAGGCAAGGCGTGGTGAACTTGCTCTATATGTTCTTCCGCGATCAGGAGAATCTTTGTGGTATATCTTAGTAAACCGTCACCTGCTTCCAGATATTAAGAATGCTGAG gTGTTTTTGTTCTGTTTGTGTATGGGAGGAATCATGTACTACTTGGAACATGAGCCAGACACTATGGCTCCATTCCTGAGGGGTCTGATTCGGCGCTTTCTTGCTAGTAGAATTAGTACTTCAATCAGTTCGTCTAATAGGAATGCTTCCTACTCATATTTGCAAACTCTTGATGCTATGAAGAAGCCGAAACTTTTAGAGAATGATGGTTCTGACCCACCTTCTGAGAAGAAGTACAATCTTGAATCAATACCAGGGCTGTGA
- the LOC126803790 gene encoding protein HVA22-like, which translates to MGKAWFLLTKLHSLAWPGLTLAYPLYASIMAMERGSSSKQEVEQWLAYWIMYALLSPLEMIFEPLLQWIPFWYEVKLVFMAWLVLPQFGGASFLYERFVRDHALRLMGRNSRKDHLRHQVATSRPSQPAPTTMHNAGELRQSETHNAHQNTRTHQSNTANDASTHPSNTSNDQDTSTRVAWRSMREGQSRLVHKPGKRRTLWHSFIHCSQTRK; encoded by the coding sequence ATGGGAAAAGCATGGTTCTTGCTTACCAAACTGCACTCTCTTGCTTGGCCTGGTTTGACGTTGGCTTACCCCTTATACGCATCAATAATGGCCATGGAGCGCGGCAGCTCATCGAAACAAGAAGTTGAGCAATGGCTTGCTTATTGGATCATGTACGCTTTACTATCTCCACTGGAGATGATTTTCGAACCCCTTTTACAATGGATACCATTTTGGTATGAAGTGAAGCTTGTGTTTATGGCATGGCTAGTTCTACCACAGTTCGGAGGAGCAAGTTTCTTGTATGAAAGATTTGTGAGAGATCATGCCCTCAGGCTTATGGGACGCAACTCACGCAAGGACCATCTGAGACATCAAGTAGCAACCTCGAGGCCATCACAACCCGCACCAACGACTATGCATAATGCCGGGGAGTTGAGACAATCAGAAACACACAATGCTCATCAAAACACACGTACTCATCAATCCAACACGGCCAATGACGCAAGTACTCATCCATCCAACACGTCTAATGATCAAGACACAAGTACTCGTGTTGCATGGAGGTCCATGAGGGAAGGACAAAGCAGACTAGTGCATAAGCCGGGAAAGCGTAGAACACTTTGGCATAGTTTCATTCATTGTTCTCAGACTAGGAAATAG
- the LOC126804016 gene encoding polyadenylate-binding protein 1, whose amino-acid sequence MDDLQEHEVYGGEIPNDDGEDVDMSARADDDLDYTDDPNSKELEDMKKRLKEIEEEAGALRDMQAKVEKEMGAVQDPNGGSASQAEKEEVDARSIYVGNVDYACTPEEVQQHFQSCGTVNRVTILTDKFGQPKGFAYVEFVEVDAVQNALILNESELHGRQLKVSAKRTNVPGLKQYRGRRPNPFFRSRRPFMAAAPFYPSYGYGRVPRFRRPMRYRPY is encoded by the exons ATGGACGACCTACAGGAGCACGAGGTCTACGGCGGCGAGATTCCCAACGACGACGGCGAGGACGTCGACATGTCGGCCCGCGCCGACGACGACCTGGACTACACCGACGACCCCAACTCCAAG GAGCTGGAGGACATGAAGAAGAGGCTGAAGGAGATTGAGGAGGAGGCCGGCGCGCTCCGCGATATGCAGGCTAAGGTTGAGAAGGAGATGGGAGCTGTTCAAG ATCCCAATGGTGGTTCTGCAAGTCAAGCAGAGAAGGAGGAGGTGGATGCTCGATCCATTTATGTTGGCAAT GTTGACTATGCGTGCACCCCTGAGGAAGTTCAACAGCATTTTCAGTCTTGTGGAACTGTGAATAGAGTTACGATTTTGACTGACAAGTTTGGTCAACCAAAAGGATTTGCTTATGTTGAGTTTGTTGAAGTTGATGCTGTGCAGAATGCCCTCATACTAAATGAATCAGAATTGCATGGCCGACAATTGAAG GTCTCTGCTAAACGGACAAATGTTCCTGGACTGAAACAGTATCGAGGAAGACGTCCTAACCCTTTTTTCCGATCTAGGAGGCCCTTCATGGCTGCTGCACCTTTCTACCCCTCGTATGGTTATGG GAGGGTTCCGAGGTTCAGACGGCCGATGCGTTACAGACCATACTAA
- the LOC126802425 gene encoding mediator of RNA polymerase II transcription subunit 31 isoform X1, giving the protein MASGTESDEASDTQEIYKDPDDGRQRFLLELEFIQCLANPTYIHYLAQNRYFEDEAFIGYLKYLQYWQRPEYTKFIMYPHCLFFLEQLQNANFRNAMAHPANKELAHRQQFYFWKNYRHNRLKHILPRPLPEPEAAPPASAPPQLALPPVPPVPAATISATATVPALPPMQYANAPGSSLAKKDARNSAVDRRKRKRIVKN; this is encoded by the exons ATGGCGTCTGGCACAGAGAGTGATGAAGCCTCTGACAC CCAAGAAATTTACAAAGACCCAGATGATGGGAGGCAGCGATTCTTGCTTGAATTGGAGTTCATACAATGCCTCGCTAATCCCACTTATATCCACT ATTTGGCTCAAAATCGGTACTTTGAAGATGAGGCCTTCATTGGGTACTTGAAGTATCTTCAGTACTGGCAGCGTCCTGAGTACACTAAGTTCATAAT GTACCCTCATTGCTTGTTTTTCCTTGAGCAACTCCAAAATGCAAACTTTCGCAACGCAATGGCACATCCTGCCAACAAG GAATTGGCGCATAGGCAGCAATTCTACTTCTGGAAAAACTATAGGCACAACCGTTTGAAACACATATTACCGAGACCTCTTCCTGAACCTGAAGCTGCACCCCCTGCTTCTGCTCCGCCTCAGCTAGCATTGCCTCCTGTTCCACCTGTGCCAGCTGCCACCATTTCTGCTACAGCAACTGTTCCTGCCCTCCCCCCTATGCAGTATGCTAATGCCCCTGGATCTTCTCTTGCAAAAAAAGATGCAAGGAATAGTGCAGTTGATCGAAGAAAGAGAAA GAGGATTGTCAAGAACTGA
- the LOC126802245 gene encoding ankyrin repeat-containing protein At2g01680-like: protein MELFDSDQSQRLFEASQTGNVQFLHQLLAENQLLLHSVSLVSRESLLHVASVAGHVDFVKEVVRLKPSFAKELNQDGLSPMHIAAANGFLEIVRELLTVDPKLSQLKGRDQWTPLHYAAVKGRADIIREMILACPESVEHATVQGETMFHLAVKNCQFEAVAVLLKLVRELGRLKVLNMKDNLGNSVLHLATWKKQHQVVDWLAHSETGALEVNNVNQSGLTALDLLLIFPSEAGDREMEGILRGAGALRARDIVHPSSDVPCSSQNHNPTALETHQDQPSKVALRAMDIVHSTSDQFVPNGSPENHSQMTSETHQEQPDSLLEYFKFRMGRDSPSDARTALLVVAVLVAIATFQVPLNPPGGLWQDTDLNKNGTEPPHLAGTSNMASYYPAYSILFAVFNSIGFSLSLHMINILTTNFPLRLELQVCGIAMYFTYINGLITISPGETAGWYSLFALTPALPAVVLFAARRVQKLIIKLRQLLLNQMPVLSRFI, encoded by the exons ATGGAGCTGTTTGACTCGGACCAATCACAAAGGCTGTTTGAGGCTTCTCAAACTGGAAATGTCCAGTTTCTGCATCAATTGCTGGCAGAAAATCAACTTCTTCTGCATAGTGTTTCACTGGTTTCCAGAGAAAGCCTCTTGCACGTTGCTTCGGTTGCTGGCCATGTTGATTTTGTCAAGGAAGTTGTAAGGTTGAAACCATCTTTTGCCAAGGAATTGAACCAGGATGGATTAAGCCCCATGCATATTGCAGCAGCTAATGGCTTTCTAGAAATTGTAAGGGAGCTGCTTACAGTTGACCCGAAACTCTCACAGCTTAAGGGAAGAGATCAATGGACTCCACTGCATTATGCTGCTGTGAAAGGGAGGGCAGATATTATCCGAGAAATGATTTTGGCTTGTCCAGAAAGTGTTGAACATGCGACCGTACAAGGGGAGACTATGTTTCACCTGGCTGTTAAGAACTGCCAATTTGAAGCTGTTGCAGTTCTTTTGAAATTAGTGCGAGAATTAGGCAGGCTGAAGGTCCTCAACATGAAAGATAATCTTGGAAATTCAGTTCTTCATCTTGCAACTTGGAAAAAGCAACATCAG GTCGTGGATTGGTTAGCTCACAGTGAAACTGGTGCTTTAGAAGTAAACAATGTAAATCAGAGTGGACTCACAGCTCTGGATCTGCTACTAATTTTCCCTAGTGAAGCTGGTGATAGAGAAATGGAGGGAATCCTTCGTGGTGCTGGAGCTTTAAGGGCACGAGACATAGTCCATCCTAGTTCTGATGTTCCTTGCTCGAGTCAGAATCATAATCCGACGGCATTGGAGACCCATCAAGACCAGCCAAGTAAAGTAGCTTTGAGGGCAATGGATATAGTCCATTCTACTTCTGATCAATTTGTTCCAAATGGCTCTCCCGAGAACCATTCTCAAATGACATCAGAGACTCATCAAGAGCAGCCGGACAGTTTGCTGGAGTACTTCAAGTTCAGAATGGGAAGAGACTCTCCTAGTGATGCACGTACGGCACTATTAGTTGTAGCTGTGTTAGTTGCCATAGCAACCTTTCAGGTTCCACTCAACCCTCCAGGAGGTCTATGGCAGGACACAGACTTGAACAAGAATGGGACTGAGCCACCACACCTTGCAGGGACGTCCAATATGGCTTCTTATTATCCAGCTTACTCAATCCTTTTTGCAGTTTTCAACTCCATTGGATTTTCGCTTTCTCTTCACATGATCAATATCCTCACAACCAATTTCCCTTTGCGGTTGGAGCTTCAAGTTTGTGGCATTGCAATGTACTTTACCTACATCAATGGATTGATTACAATTTCTCCAGGCGAAACTGCAGGTTGGTACTCGCTGTTTGCACTTACGCCAGCTTTGCCTGCGGTGGTTCTATTTGCTGCCAGAAGGGTTCAGAAACTTATCATAAAGCTCAGACAACTTCTGCTAAACCAGATGCCGGTATTGAGTAGATTCATATAA
- the LOC126802883 gene encoding polygalacturonase-like: MATINHSSWLLLISLFLVISLFGLSDATATYHVVKYGAKADGKTDSTQAFLKTWEAACSSTQTAIIYVPKGRFLLKAAEFRGPCKSRIIVQIYGTLIAPTDYWALGNSGYWILFIQVNNLGVFGARLDAKGAGFWACRKSGKSCPVGARSITFNWVNNVVISDTLSINSQLTHLVINSCKNVVVRNVKLYAPDDSPNTDGIHVRGSTGVTITRATLMTGDDCVSIGPGTKNLKMNNINCGPGHGISIGSLARNAIEAGVEDVTLTNAVFTGSDNGLRIKTWARPSTGYVANILFQNIVMKNVKNPIIIDQNYCPRDENCPNQTSGVKISQVRYKNIQGTSATAEAVTFDCSPSNPCKGIALQDIKLTYLDKVATSSCNNIDVTSTGVLMPQSCAAT; the protein is encoded by the exons ATGGCTACCATCAATCACAGCTCATGGCTACTACTTATATCTCTCTTCTTGGTAATATCATTGTTTGGGTTATCGGATGCAACAGCAACTTATCATGTGGTGAAATATGGTGCAAAAGCAGATGGGAAAACAGACTCAACCCAAGCATTTCTGAAGACATGGGAAGCCGCATGCAGCTCTACTCAGACAGCCATCATATACGTCCCCAAAGGAAGGTTCTTGCTCAAAGCTGCAGAGTTCAGAGGCCCTTGCAAGAGTAGAATCATCGTTCAGATATACGGAACCCTCATTGCCCCTACTGACTATTGGGCTTTGGGAAACTCCGGCTACTGGATCTTATTCATTCAGGTCAATAATCTTGGAGTTTTCGGTGCCAGACTCGACGCCAAGGGAGCTGGCTTTTGGGCTTGCCGGAAATCCGGAAAGAGCTGCCCTGTTGGAGCTAGG TCCATAACGTTCAACTGGGTAAACAATGTGGTGATAAGTGATACGTTGTCCATCAACAGTCAGTTAACTCATCTTGTGATCAACAGTTGCAAAAATGTGGTGGTCCGAAACGTTAAACTGTACGCTCCGGATGACAGCCCCAACACCGATGGGATTCATGTGCGGGGCTCAACTGGGGTTACTATCACCCGTGCGACGTTAATGACCGGAGACGATTGTGTATCAATTGGCCCCGGCACCAAGAACCTCAAAATGAATAACATCAACTGCGGCCCAGGACATGGCATAAG CATCGGTAGTCTAGCTAGGAATGCGATCGAAGCTGGGGTGGAAGATGTGACGTTGACGAATGCAGTTTTCACTGGATCGGATAATGGACTACGAATAAAGACATGGGCGAGACCCAGCACTGGCTATGTGGCTAACATTCTCTTCCAGAACATCGTGATGAAGAATGTTAAGAACCCCATCATCATTGATCAGAACTACTGTCCACGTGATGAAAACTGCCCTAACCAG ACTTCCGGTGTGAAGATTAGTCAAGTGAgatataagaatatacaagGGACGTCGGCAACGGCTGAGGCAGTGACATTTGATTGCAGCCCAAGTAATCCCTGCAAGGGGATAGCATTGCAGGACATCAAGCTTACATACCTGGATAAGGTAGCTACATCTTCATGCAACAACATTGACGTAACCAGTACTGGAGTACTCATGCCCCAGAGTTGCGCGGCGACTTGA